One genomic window of Fusarium fujikuroi IMI 58289 draft genome, chromosome FFUJ_chr01 includes the following:
- a CDS encoding probable DIP5-glutamate and aspartate permease, translating to MSGVEKGNDVEKTDLGYDASAAPTKDMGVGEDRHIRGLETSAETSLHRGLKARHITMIAIGGAIGTGLIVGTGKALAQAGPGSVFICYTLVGFVVFLVMAALGEMAAWLPMSAGFTGYASRFCDPSLGFALGWTYWFKYIIVTPNQLTAAALVIQYWVDRDTVNPGVFIAIFLVTIVVINYFGIRFFGELEFWLSSFKVIVIIGIILFSLVLALGGGPDHDRKGFRYWSNPGAFKPYIMTGDAGRFLGFWSCMVNATFAYLGTELVGVTVAEAQNPRKTVPRAIKLTFYRILFFYCLSVLLVGMIVPYNSEELAFANKAKTGASASPFVVAADIAGVKVLPHIVNACICVFVFSASNSDLYIASRTLYGLASDGSAPAIFKKTDKHGVPIYALAMSASFCLLAFMNVADDSTKVFGYFVNLTTIFGLMSWISILTTHIWWCRAKKAQGLANEALPYVAPFGMWGSIAALSMCILIALTKNYDVFVRDQETGKIFGGEKYKTFITGYLGIPVYLILIFGHKFITKSRGIKPHEADFYTGKDVIDREEEEFLAAQAAKREAEGPNRGGWFYKTFVSWLF from the exons ATGAGCGGCGTCGAAAAGGGAAACGACGTCGAGAAGACGGATCTCGGCTACGATGCCTCTGCAGCTCCCACCAAGGACATGGGCGTCGGTGAGGATCGTCACATTCGCGGTCTCGAGACCAGCGCTGAGACGTCGCTGCACCGAGGTCTCAAGGCCCGTCACATCACCATGATTGCCATCGGTGGTGCGATCGGTACTGGTCTCATTGTCGGCACTGGCAAGGCCCTGGCGCAAGCTGGCCCTGGCTCTGTCTTTATCTGTTATACGCTCGTTGGtttcgtcgtcttcctcgtcatgGCTGCGCTTGGTGAGATGGCCGCTTGGCTCCCCATGTCTGCTGGTTTCACTGGTTATGCTTCTCGATTCTGTGATCCCTCTCTTGGTTTTGCGCTTGGTTGGAC TTACTGGTTCAAATACATCATCGTCACGCCCAATCAACTCACTGCTGCTGCGTTGGTCATTCAATATTGGGTTGATCGAGACACGGTCAACCCAGGTGTCTTTATCGCCATCTTTTTAGTCACCATCGTTGTCATCAACTATTTCGGCATTCGATTCTTCGGTGAACTCGAGTTCTGGCTTTCCTCGTTCAAGGTCATCGTCATTATTGgaatcatcctcttctctctggTCCTCGCTCTTGGCGGTGGTCCTGACCATGACCGAAAGGGTTTCCGATACTGGAGCAACCCTGG CGCCTTCAAGCCTTATATCATGACTGGCGACGCTGGACGATTCCTCGGTTTCTGGTCCTGCATGGTCAACGCTACCTTTGCCTACCTCGGAACTGAGCTCGTCGGTGTGACAGTCGCTGAGGCCCAGAACCCCCGCAAGACCGTCCCTCGCGCCATCAAGCTGACCTTCTACCgaattctcttcttctactGTCTTTccgtcctcctcgtcggaaTGATCGTCCCCTACAACTCTGAGGAGCTTGCCTTTgccaacaaggccaagaccgGTGCTTCTGCCTCTCCCTTCGTCGTCGCTGCCGATATCGCCGGTGTCAAGGTCCTCCCTCACATCGTCAACGCTTGTATCtgcgtcttcgtcttctccgCCTCCAACTCTGATCTGTACATTGCTAGCCGTACCCTCTACGGTCTTGCTTCCGACGGTTCGGCTCCTGCTatcttcaagaagactgACAAGCATGGTGTTCCCATCTACGCCCTTGCCATGTCTGCTTCTTTCTGTCTCCTGGCCTTCATGAACGTTGCCGACGACTCGACCAAGGTTTTCGGTTACTTTGTCAacctcaccaccatcttCGGCCTCATGTCCTGGATCTCTATCCTCACGACTCACATTTGGTGGTGCCGCGCCAAGAAGGCCCAGGGTCTCGCCAACGAAGCTCTTCCCTACGTCGCCCCCTTCGGCATGTGGGGATCCATCGCTGCTCTGTCCATGTGCATTCTCATCGCTCTCACCAAGAACTACGACGTTTTCGTCAGGGATCAAGAGACCGGCAAgatctttggtggtgagaaGTACAAGACTTTCATCACTGGTTACCTTGGTATTCCCGTGTACCTGATCCTCATCTTTGGCCACAAGTTCATCACCAAGTCTCGCGGTATCAAGCCCCATGAGGCCGACTTCTACACTGGAAAGGATGTCATTGAtcgtgaggaggaggagttcttGGCTGCTCAGGCCGCTAAGCGTGAGGCTGAGGGCCCCAACCGTGGAGGATGGTTCTACAAGACCTTTGTCTCTTGGTTGTTCTAG